From a single Deinococcus budaensis genomic region:
- a CDS encoding alpha/beta fold hydrolase — protein sequence MSDRPRLLGRLRHVRKRRAAAWAALGYAALLGVGAFVGAEITLRSKTRWVKGAFVPVGRRGNSVYLPASPETLSRGVIGIVPLRPNRGHAVLGPARIAGTLVRREIGEERGVLPNGALAWASSFVYNGTPAQLGVAYENTAISTPLGEMPAWHIPPVSGERDAIVIVVHGHGGQRSQALRMLPALRRTGTGSLFVTFRNAHGAPRSGNGYHTLGDEEAEDVLAALTWAREAGYRRAVLYGFSMGGNIVLSVLRPKHEPFPLPVQGVMLDCPVLDWRATIRWQGQRYGLPPFVARHVATFVQYVVTRRSGQDFDAVDQIRAAPGFRLPILLWHGTRDRTIPVGQADALAAARPDLVEYHRVEGAKHIRCWNIDPAGYDAALEGFVARVLGSEAANHG from the coding sequence GTGAGCGACCGTCCCCGCCTCCTGGGCCGCCTGCGGCATGTCCGCAAGCGCCGCGCGGCCGCCTGGGCCGCCCTGGGCTACGCCGCGTTGCTGGGCGTCGGGGCGTTCGTGGGCGCCGAAATCACCCTGCGGTCCAAAACCCGCTGGGTGAAGGGGGCGTTCGTTCCGGTGGGGCGGCGCGGGAACTCGGTGTACCTGCCCGCCTCGCCGGAAACGCTCTCGCGCGGGGTCATCGGCATCGTGCCCCTGCGGCCCAACCGGGGGCACGCGGTGCTGGGTCCGGCCAGGATCGCCGGAACGCTGGTGCGGCGTGAGATCGGCGAGGAGCGCGGCGTCCTGCCCAACGGCGCCCTCGCCTGGGCCTCCTCCTTCGTCTACAACGGCACCCCGGCGCAACTGGGCGTGGCGTACGAGAACACAGCCATCAGCACGCCGCTGGGCGAGATGCCCGCGTGGCACATTCCCCCGGTCTCCGGCGAGCGGGACGCCATCGTGATCGTCGTCCACGGGCACGGCGGGCAGCGGTCGCAGGCCTTGCGGATGCTCCCGGCGCTGCGGCGGACAGGTACGGGGTCCCTCTTCGTCACCTTCCGCAATGCCCACGGCGCCCCGCGCTCCGGGAACGGCTATCACACCCTGGGCGACGAGGAGGCCGAGGACGTGCTCGCCGCCCTGACCTGGGCGCGGGAGGCGGGCTACCGGCGGGCGGTGCTGTACGGCTTTTCGATGGGCGGCAACATCGTCCTGAGCGTGCTGCGGCCCAAGCACGAGCCGTTTCCCCTCCCCGTCCAGGGCGTCATGCTCGACTGCCCGGTGCTCGACTGGCGCGCGACCATCCGCTGGCAGGGGCAGCGGTACGGCCTGCCGCCCTTCGTGGCGCGGCATGTGGCGACCTTCGTGCAATACGTCGTCACCCGCCGCTCAGGACAGGATTTCGACGCGGTAGACCAGATCAGGGCCGCCCCGGGTTTCCGGCTGCCCATCCTCCTGTGGCACGGCACCCGCGACCGCACCATTCCGGTGGGGCAGGCCGACGCCCTCGCCGCCGCCCGCCCCGATCTGGTGGAGTACCACCGGGTCGAGGGAGCCAAGCACATCCGCTGCTGGAACATCGACCCGGCGGGGTACGACGCGGCGCTGGAGGGGTTCGTGGCGCGGGTGTTGGGAAGTGAGGCAGCGAATCATGGTTGA
- a CDS encoding 23S rRNA (cytosine(2499)-C(5))-methyltransferase → MSQPPAPPRPRLRLRVSAPAEAHLRAGHPWLYEGSVREQNREGEAGELAVVYDRRDRFLAIGLYDPHSPLRLRVLHTGLPLNVDEAWWGARLDAALHRRAALFGPDTDGYRVVNGESDGFPGAVIDRYADTLVLKLYTAAWFPHLPLLLGLLESRFPGFRVVLRLSRNIGELAQGAGLRDGLTVVGREPGGPVVFRETGLRFEADVVKGQKTGFFLDQRENRRRVEGLAGGRRVLNAFSFSGGFSLYAARGGAREVVSLDLSAHALAGAERNFALNPGLGAAHETVRADVFEWLGQTRREFDLVVLDPPSLARREAEREGAVRAYGKLAADGLRRLAPGGILVSASCSAHVSAEEFWEVVRGAARRSGRRWRELRTSRHAPDHHASFPEAEYLKAIFLHFEA, encoded by the coding sequence ATGTCGCAGCCCCCTGCCCCCCCTCGCCCCCGCCTGCGCCTGCGGGTGTCCGCCCCTGCCGAAGCGCACCTGCGCGCCGGGCACCCCTGGCTCTACGAGGGCAGCGTGCGCGAGCAAAACCGTGAGGGCGAGGCCGGGGAACTGGCTGTGGTCTACGACCGCCGCGACCGCTTTCTCGCCATCGGCCTGTACGACCCGCATTCGCCGCTGCGGTTGCGGGTGCTGCACACCGGGCTGCCGCTGAACGTGGACGAGGCGTGGTGGGGGGCGAGGCTGGACGCCGCCCTGCACCGCCGCGCGGCCCTCTTCGGCCCCGACACCGACGGCTACCGGGTCGTGAACGGCGAGTCGGACGGCTTTCCGGGTGCGGTGATCGACCGCTACGCGGACACGCTGGTCCTCAAGCTCTACACGGCGGCGTGGTTTCCCCACCTGCCCCTCCTGCTGGGCCTGCTGGAAAGCCGCTTTCCCGGCTTCCGGGTGGTGCTGCGCCTCAGCCGCAACATCGGGGAGCTGGCGCAGGGCGCCGGGCTGCGCGACGGCCTGACCGTGGTGGGCCGCGAGCCGGGCGGCCCGGTCGTCTTCCGCGAGACGGGGCTGAGGTTCGAGGCGGATGTGGTCAAGGGCCAGAAGACGGGCTTTTTCCTCGACCAGCGCGAGAACCGCCGCCGGGTGGAGGGGCTGGCGGGGGGGCGGCGGGTGCTGAACGCCTTTTCCTTTTCCGGGGGCTTTTCGCTGTACGCGGCCAGAGGCGGGGCGCGGGAGGTGGTCAGCCTCGACCTCAGCGCCCACGCGCTGGCGGGCGCCGAACGCAACTTCGCGCTGAATCCCGGCCTGGGCGCCGCGCACGAGACGGTGCGGGCCGACGTGTTCGAGTGGCTGGGGCAGACACGGCGCGAGTTCGACCTCGTGGTGCTCGACCCACCCTCGCTGGCGCGGCGGGAGGCCGAGCGGGAAGGGGCGGTCCGGGCCTACGGCAAGCTTGCGGCGGACGGCCTGCGCCGCCTCGCTCCGGGCGGGATTCTGGTCAGCGCGTCCTGCTCGGCCCACGTCAGCGCCGAGGAGTTCTGGGAGGTGGTGCGCGGCGCGGCCCGGCGCAGTGGCCGCCGCTGGCGCGAGCTGCGGACCAGCCGCCACGCGCCCGACCACCACGCCTCTTTCCCGGAAGCCGAGTACCTCAAGGCGATCTTCCTGCACTTCGAGGCCTGA
- a CDS encoding thiolase family protein gives MRDAVIVSAVRTPVGRGVKGTLANTRPDDLAALVLNEAVKRAGVDPSIVEDVYLGCAIPEAEQGLNVARMAALRAGMPDTVGGVTVNRFCSSGLQTIAMAAAAIQTGQADVMLAGGVESMSMVPMTGHNPSPNPDLVDDRPGAYIGMGLTAENVAQKYGVSREDQDAFALRSHQRAAAAQDSGKFDAEIIPVPVQVDKVKGTKVTSTTLNFDKDELIRRDANLEDMAKVRPAFKATGSVSAANSSPFSDGAAAVLVMSAEKAQELGVKPLAKFLGFAVAGVEPELMGIGPVKAVPKVLAQTGLTLDDIDLIELNEAFAAQSLAVARELGFDQEKMNVNGGAIALGHPLGCSGAKLTATAIYELRRRGGGKALITMCIGGGMGAAGVIEVFPEEGAGEQAAD, from the coding sequence ATGCGTGATGCTGTTATCGTTTCTGCCGTTCGTACCCCTGTGGGGCGCGGCGTCAAAGGCACCCTCGCCAACACCCGCCCCGACGACCTTGCCGCCCTCGTGCTGAATGAAGCCGTGAAGCGCGCGGGCGTGGACCCCTCCATCGTGGAGGACGTATACCTGGGCTGCGCCATCCCCGAAGCCGAGCAGGGCCTCAACGTGGCGCGGATGGCCGCCCTGCGGGCGGGGATGCCCGACACCGTGGGCGGCGTGACCGTCAACCGCTTCTGCTCCAGCGGCCTCCAGACCATCGCGATGGCGGCGGCGGCGATCCAGACCGGGCAGGCGGACGTGATGCTCGCCGGGGGCGTGGAGAGCATGAGCATGGTGCCCATGACCGGCCACAACCCCAGCCCCAACCCCGACCTCGTGGACGACCGCCCCGGCGCCTACATCGGTATGGGCCTGACCGCCGAGAACGTGGCGCAGAAGTACGGCGTGAGCCGCGAGGACCAGGACGCCTTCGCCCTCCGCAGCCACCAGCGCGCGGCGGCGGCCCAGGACTCCGGCAAGTTCGACGCCGAGATCATCCCCGTGCCCGTGCAGGTGGACAAGGTGAAGGGCACGAAGGTCACCAGCACGACCCTCAACTTCGACAAGGACGAGCTGATCCGCCGCGACGCCAACCTGGAGGACATGGCGAAGGTCCGCCCGGCCTTCAAGGCGACCGGCTCGGTGAGTGCGGCCAACTCCAGCCCCTTCAGCGACGGGGCCGCCGCCGTGCTGGTGATGAGCGCCGAGAAGGCGCAGGAACTCGGCGTGAAGCCGCTCGCCAAGTTCCTCGGCTTCGCGGTGGCGGGCGTGGAGCCGGAATTGATGGGTATCGGCCCCGTGAAGGCCGTGCCGAAGGTGCTCGCCCAGACCGGCCTGACCCTCGACGACATCGACCTGATCGAGCTGAACGAGGCGTTCGCGGCGCAGAGCCTGGCCGTGGCCCGCGAACTGGGTTTCGACCAGGAGAAGATGAACGTGAACGGCGGCGCCATCGCCCTGGGGCACCCGCTGGGCTGCTCGGGCGCCAAGCTCACGGCGACCGCGATCTACGAGCTGCGGCGCCGGGGCGGCGGCAAGGCGCTGATCACCATGTGCATCGGCGGCGGCATGGGCGCGGCGGGCGTGATTGAGGTGTTCCCGGAAGAAGGCGCGGGGGAGCAGGCCGCCGACTGA
- a CDS encoding WD40 repeat domain-containing protein: protein MLRLPCLLLALCSVASAQPRAEVHKNTPPGQATMRLYEGGRLLFQATTPGLNAVTETKFSPDGKWLLNLTDQGYVQLWDVGKGVRVKTFLAPFARVLNADFTPGSRSLLLPFRGEEGERPADAWAPSFWNLSPLRWAAPLQVARTYGPNGQYVWREGGYSGQVHFSADGRRMVTTSFRRFGGDPAVVWDARSGAHVATIPRLPYPRGAGQIGGAGTVTARLSPDGSRVLVLYVDGRLAEYGAGTARLLKLRGTPAEAPAQLEHFGKTGR, encoded by the coding sequence ATGCTGCGCCTCCCGTGCCTGCTCCTCGCGCTGTGCTCGGTGGCCTCCGCCCAACCGCGCGCCGAGGTCCACAAGAACACGCCGCCCGGTCAGGCCACGATGAGGCTCTACGAGGGCGGCCGGTTGCTGTTCCAGGCGACGACCCCGGGCCTGAACGCCGTGACGGAGACCAAGTTCAGCCCGGACGGGAAGTGGCTGCTGAACCTGACCGACCAGGGCTACGTGCAACTGTGGGACGTGGGGAAAGGCGTGCGGGTGAAGACCTTTCTGGCTCCTTTTGCCCGCGTGCTGAACGCCGACTTCACACCCGGCAGCCGCTCGCTCCTGCTGCCCTTCCGGGGCGAGGAGGGAGAGCGGCCCGCCGACGCCTGGGCACCGTCGTTCTGGAACCTCAGCCCGCTGCGCTGGGCCGCGCCGCTTCAGGTCGCCCGCACTTACGGGCCGAACGGTCAGTACGTCTGGCGCGAGGGAGGCTACAGCGGCCAGGTCCACTTCAGCGCGGACGGGCGGCGGATGGTCACGACCTCCTTTCGCCGTTTCGGGGGCGACCCCGCCGTGGTCTGGGACGCCCGCAGCGGGGCGCACGTCGCCACCATCCCGCGCCTGCCCTACCCCAGGGGCGCCGGACAAATCGGCGGAGCCGGAACCGTGACCGCCCGCCTTTCCCCCGACGGCAGCCGCGTCCTCGTGCTGTACGTGGACGGGCGGCTGGCCGAGTACGGCGCGGGCACCGCCAGGCTGCTGAAGCTGCGCGGCACCCCCGCCGAGGCGCCGGCACAGCTGGAGCACTTCGGGAAGACGGGGAGGTAA